One Olsenella sp. oral taxon 807 DNA segment encodes these proteins:
- a CDS encoding ABC transporter permease: MRNDTLSIFKKEMDRFLHNKASAAAAIILPGLFIFLLWTIMGNTLRTSANKAESISELTIYAVNPSQNIGQIASSAGMTITEISGLPTKEEMHDQIESGSAQAYIAFPEDFDRQIEVGTGPGGTVPQIEVYYNSSDTKSALAYTTIQTMLDQYETSFDNRFDVNRAGEGYDLMRSQDQTSQFAVAFVPFMLLVLVFSSSMSVAAEAIAGEKERGTIATLLATPINRQDIARGKILACSLIGLAIAASSSIGIFLSLPSLMRGQFDAGSYGPVELCLLGLVVLSVTLLVVTIIVIVSTLATSTKEAQTWLTPIMMAVMGIGIVGIASKGVQTNPLFYALPLYNGVESMIGILSFRIDLASIAVCIGSNIVFSLLGLLVLERLFKSERVMFAH, from the coding sequence ATGAGAAACGACACGCTCAGCATCTTCAAGAAGGAGATGGACAGGTTCCTCCACAATAAGGCCAGCGCTGCGGCAGCCATCATCTTGCCCGGCCTGTTCATATTCCTACTATGGACGATCATGGGAAACACGCTCCGAACGAGCGCCAACAAGGCAGAGAGCATATCTGAGCTGACAATCTATGCCGTCAACCCCTCGCAGAACATCGGGCAGATTGCCAGCAGCGCAGGCATGACCATCACGGAGATTTCAGGCCTGCCGACCAAGGAAGAGATGCACGACCAGATAGAGAGCGGGTCAGCCCAAGCCTACATAGCTTTCCCCGAGGACTTTGACAGGCAGATCGAGGTGGGGACAGGCCCCGGCGGTACCGTCCCGCAGATTGAGGTCTACTACAATTCCTCCGACACGAAGTCAGCTCTGGCCTACACGACCATCCAGACGATGCTCGACCAGTACGAGACGTCCTTTGACAACCGCTTTGACGTGAACCGTGCGGGTGAGGGCTATGACCTCATGCGCAGCCAGGATCAGACGAGCCAGTTTGCCGTCGCGTTCGTACCGTTCATGCTCTTGGTCCTTGTGTTCAGCAGCAGCATGTCGGTCGCGGCTGAGGCCATCGCCGGCGAGAAGGAACGTGGTACGATAGCTACCCTTCTGGCCACCCCCATCAACAGGCAGGACATCGCGCGAGGCAAGATCCTCGCGTGTTCCCTGATCGGACTGGCGATTGCCGCGTCGAGTTCGATCGGCATCTTCTTGAGCCTACCCTCCCTCATGCGGGGTCAGTTTGATGCAGGCAGCTATGGTCCAGTCGAGCTATGCCTGCTTGGCCTTGTCGTGCTCTCGGTCACGCTTTTGGTGGTCACCATCATCGTCATCGTGTCTACGCTCGCCACGTCCACGAAGGAGGCGCAGACGTGGCTCACCCCGATCATGATGGCCGTGATGGGCATTGGCATAGTGGGGATAGCGTCCAAGGGAGTCCAGACAAACCCACTATTCTACGCACTGCCCCTCTACAACGGGGTCGAGTCCATGATCGGTATACTGTCCTTTAGGATCGACCTCGCATCGATAGCCGTCTGCATAGGAAGCAACATCGTGTTCTCCCTCCTTGGCCTGCTCGTCTTGGAGCGCCTCTTCAAGAGCGAGCGTGTGATGTTTGCCCATTAG